From Monomorium pharaonis isolate MP-MQ-018 chromosome 9, ASM1337386v2, whole genome shotgun sequence, the proteins below share one genomic window:
- the LOC105837821 gene encoding uncharacterized protein LOC105837821: MSDSQVMDNLGGVYYLIELIVKQILIFVRNFAFREFIWFASAEEDSLDNENLKTRVIEPHNSIADFFVFLAVCGLLFIFMIVSTNSSKNEASNYDASNIETISMALEEDPSSFWYSRTAGLTTSCFHACGDSIGLSCDIPKMRNISHPVISNTKVLPHKESRVSNHNARSSYIIKHSSKTQTGHPIYQTTSREWLIRCTRSGQIYGKYPI, encoded by the exons ATGAGCGATAGCCAAGTTATGGATAATCTTGGGGGCGTGTATTACCTGATTGAATTGATTGTCAAACAGATATTAATATTCGTGCga AACTTTGCCTTCCGTGAGTTTATATGGTTCGCTTCTGCGGAAGAGGATTCGCTTGATAATGAGAATTTGAAAACACGCGTCATCGAGCCGCACAATTCCATCGCCGACTTTTTTGTCTTCCTTGCCGTTTGTGGACTTCTCTTCATATTTATGATAGTGTCCACGAATTCGTCCAAGAACGAAGCGTCGAACTACGATGCAAGCAACATCGAGAC AATTTCTATGGCTCTCGAAGAAGATCCCTCGTCCTTCTGGTACTCGAGAACCGCGGGATTAACGACGAGCTGCTTCCACGCTTGCGGCGATTCGATTGGTCTATCGTGCGACATTCCCAAAATGCGAAATATCTCGCATCCGGTTATCTCAAACACCAAGGTGTTGCCTCATAAAG AATCTAGAGTCTCGAATCACAACGCGCGCTCTAGCTATATTATTAAGCACTCTTCGAAGACGCAGACGGGTCATCCTATTTATCAAACAACATCCCGGGAATGGTTGATAAGATGCACTAGGAGCGGTCAGATTTACGGAAAGTATCCGATTTAA
- the LOC105837819 gene encoding sodium-dependent nutrient amino acid transporter 1 isoform X3, with protein sequence MAKTEKIENGVYKHSGHTNEAFQLDGFDSHENIPPDYTIATHQDKQQEPPESAVITKGSQWGGRLEFLMACIATSVGLGNVWRFPFTAYENGGGAFLIPYIIVLILVGKPFYLLEGLLGQFTSRSCAKTWYMTPAMKGLGYSQAFGAFCVVSYYCGLMALTLYYLVSSFQSELPWSFCRPEWRDYCIDVSTNKSIFENRNVTVRSSAELYFRKIVLQEYESIEDGIGAPSWQLSIGLFLSWACVFLVLFRGVKSTGKAAYFLAIFPYIVMIALLIRAVTLEGAINGILFFITPKWDALWKPTVWDVMIVTTLDTFTSLMAGCTIFGILGNLAHEMKTKDIAKVVRGGTGLAFISYPDALSRFTFVPQLFSVLFFIMLFVLGIGSVVALCGATISIFRDHLPKMRQWLLVLCVTCFGFIVSLVYITPSGQWFITLIDYYGGTFVAIIVGVFEVMTIFWVYGLSNFLNDIEFMLGKRLGFYWRACWLIVTPLLMVVILVYTCATYESPTYDGARFPNYAYGIGWFVLILGVFPIIWWIGHKIITNRMSSFTESVKAAFRPARGKWGPKNPKIHREWETFVTEKKFEAQGGLIKVFFK encoded by the exons ATGGCTAAAACAGAAAAGATAGAAAACGGTGTTTAT aaacacAGTGGACATACTAATGAAGCTTTTCAACTGGACGGTTTCGATTCTCACGAAAATATTCCACCCGATTACACGATAGCGACGCATCAAGATAAGCAGCAGGAGCCACCTGAAAGTGCA GTGATCACTAAGGGGTCGCAGTGGGGAGGTAGATTAGAGTTTCTGATGGCCTGTATAGCTACTTCCGTCGGATTAGGGAACGTATGGAGATTTCCGTTCACCGCGTACGAGAACGGTGGTGGCGCCTTTCTGATACCTTACATCATAGTCCTGATTCTTGTCGGGAAACCGTTTTATCTTTTGGAAGGACTCTTGGGACAGTTTACCAGCAGATCCTGCGCAAAAACATGGTACATGACGCCAGCCATGAAGG GATTGGGATACTCTCAGGCTTTCGGCGCGTTTTGCGTCGTTTCATACTACTGCGGCTTGATGGCATTGACGTTATATTATTTGGTATCGAGTTTTCAGTCTGAATTACCATGGTCATTCTGTCGTCCGGAATGGCGGGACTATTGCATCGACGTCTCGACGAATAAAAGTATCTTCGAGAATCGTAACGTCACCGTTCGAAGTTCCGCGGAGCTTTATTTCAG gaAAATAGTATTACAGGAATACGAGTCCATTGAGGATGGTATCGGCGCGCCGTCCTGGCAATTGTCGATAGGTCTATTTCTTAGTTGGGCTTGTGTCTTTTTGGTGCTTTTTCGCGGCGTGAAAAGCACAGGCAAAGCCGCCTATTTTCTTGCGATATTTCCTTATATCGTGATGATAGCTCTGCTGATCAGAGCCGTCACTCTCGAAGGTGCCATCAACGGCATCCTCTTCTTCATAACGCCAAAATGGGACGCCCTGTGGAAACCCACCGTCTG GGATGTAATGATAGTGACTACGTTGGATACGTTCACCAGCCTGATGGCCGGTTGCACAATCTTTGGTATTCTCGGTAATCTAGCCCATGAGATGAAAACGAAGGATATCGCCAAGGTAGTCCGTGGCGGCACCGGTTTGGCCTTCATCTCCTATCCGGACGCGCTATCGCGTTTCACTTTCGTGCCGCAACTATTCTCCGTTCTGTTCTTCATCATGCTATTCGTTCTTGGTATTGGAAGTGTCGTCGCGTTGTGCGGCGCAACTATTAGCATCTTTCGCGATCATCTGCCCAAGATGAGACAGTGGTTGTTGGTGCTCTGCGTCACCTGCTTTGGTTTCATTGTTAGCCTCGTCTATATCACTCCG agtGGTCAATGGTTTATAACGTTGATCGATTATTACGGCGGTACTTTCGTGGCAATAATCGTCGGCGTTTTCGAGGTGATGACCATTTTTTGGGTGTACGGTCTTTCAAATTTTCTCAACGATATTGAATTTATGTTGGGCAAAAGACTAGGTTTTTATTGGCGGGCTTGTTGGCTCATAGTCACACCGTTACTCATGGTCGTCATACTAGTTTACACATGCGCCACTTATGAATCACCCACATACGACGGTGCACGATTTCCCAATTATGCTTATG gaaTAGGATGGTTTGTTCTGATTCTAGGAGTATTTCCCATAATATGGTGGATCggtcataaaataattacaaatagaaTGTCATCTTTTACTGAA TCTGTCAAAGCGGCATTTCGACCCGCGAGAGGTAAATGGGGACCTAAGAATCCAAAGATACACAGAGAATGGGAAACATTTGTGACGGAAAAGAAGTTCGAGGCTCAAGGTGGTCTGATAAAGGTGTTTTTCAAATAG
- the LOC105837819 gene encoding sodium-dependent nutrient amino acid transporter 1 isoform X2 has product MKLHCKHSGHTNEAFQLDGFDSHENIPPDYTIATHQDKQQEPPESAVITKGSQWGGRLEFLMACIATSVGLGNVWRFPFTAYENGGGAFLIPYIIVLILVGKPFYLLEGLLGQFTSRSCAKTWYMTPAMKGLGYSQAFGAFCVVSYYCGLMALTLYYLVSSFQSELPWSFCRPEWRDYCIDVSTNKSIFENRNVTVRSSAELYFRKIVLQEYESIEDGIGAPSWQLSIGLFLSWACVFLVLFRGVKSTGKAAYFLAIFPYIVMIALLIRAVTLEGAINGILFFITPKWDALWKPTVWYAAITQCFFSLSVCFGPIINYSSYNNFEHRVDRDVMIVTTLDTFTSLMAGCTIFGILGNLAHEMKTKDIAKVVRGGTGLAFISYPDALSRFTFVPQLFSVLFFIMLFVLGIGSVVALCGATISIFRDHLPKMRQWLLVLCVTCFGFIVSLVYITPSGQWFITLIDYYGGTFVAIIVGVFEVMTIFWVYGLSNFLNDIEFMLGKRLGFYWRACWLIVTPLLMVVILVYTCATYESPTYDGARFPNYAYGIGWFVLILGVFPIIWWIGHKIITNRMSSFTESVKAAFRPARGKWGPKNPKIHREWETFVTEKKFEAQGGLIKVFFK; this is encoded by the exons ATGAAACTGCATTGC aaacacAGTGGACATACTAATGAAGCTTTTCAACTGGACGGTTTCGATTCTCACGAAAATATTCCACCCGATTACACGATAGCGACGCATCAAGATAAGCAGCAGGAGCCACCTGAAAGTGCA GTGATCACTAAGGGGTCGCAGTGGGGAGGTAGATTAGAGTTTCTGATGGCCTGTATAGCTACTTCCGTCGGATTAGGGAACGTATGGAGATTTCCGTTCACCGCGTACGAGAACGGTGGTGGCGCCTTTCTGATACCTTACATCATAGTCCTGATTCTTGTCGGGAAACCGTTTTATCTTTTGGAAGGACTCTTGGGACAGTTTACCAGCAGATCCTGCGCAAAAACATGGTACATGACGCCAGCCATGAAGG GATTGGGATACTCTCAGGCTTTCGGCGCGTTTTGCGTCGTTTCATACTACTGCGGCTTGATGGCATTGACGTTATATTATTTGGTATCGAGTTTTCAGTCTGAATTACCATGGTCATTCTGTCGTCCGGAATGGCGGGACTATTGCATCGACGTCTCGACGAATAAAAGTATCTTCGAGAATCGTAACGTCACCGTTCGAAGTTCCGCGGAGCTTTATTTCAG gaAAATAGTATTACAGGAATACGAGTCCATTGAGGATGGTATCGGCGCGCCGTCCTGGCAATTGTCGATAGGTCTATTTCTTAGTTGGGCTTGTGTCTTTTTGGTGCTTTTTCGCGGCGTGAAAAGCACAGGCAAAGCCGCCTATTTTCTTGCGATATTTCCTTATATCGTGATGATAGCTCTGCTGATCAGAGCCGTCACTCTCGAAGGTGCCATCAACGGCATCCTCTTCTTCATAACGCCAAAATGGGACGCCCTGTGGAAACCCACCGTCTGGTACGCTGCTATTACACAATGTTTCTTCTCATTGTCAGTCTGCTTCGGCCCAATCATCAATTATTCatcttacaataattttgaacaCAGAGTGGACag GGATGTAATGATAGTGACTACGTTGGATACGTTCACCAGCCTGATGGCCGGTTGCACAATCTTTGGTATTCTCGGTAATCTAGCCCATGAGATGAAAACGAAGGATATCGCCAAGGTAGTCCGTGGCGGCACCGGTTTGGCCTTCATCTCCTATCCGGACGCGCTATCGCGTTTCACTTTCGTGCCGCAACTATTCTCCGTTCTGTTCTTCATCATGCTATTCGTTCTTGGTATTGGAAGTGTCGTCGCGTTGTGCGGCGCAACTATTAGCATCTTTCGCGATCATCTGCCCAAGATGAGACAGTGGTTGTTGGTGCTCTGCGTCACCTGCTTTGGTTTCATTGTTAGCCTCGTCTATATCACTCCG agtGGTCAATGGTTTATAACGTTGATCGATTATTACGGCGGTACTTTCGTGGCAATAATCGTCGGCGTTTTCGAGGTGATGACCATTTTTTGGGTGTACGGTCTTTCAAATTTTCTCAACGATATTGAATTTATGTTGGGCAAAAGACTAGGTTTTTATTGGCGGGCTTGTTGGCTCATAGTCACACCGTTACTCATGGTCGTCATACTAGTTTACACATGCGCCACTTATGAATCACCCACATACGACGGTGCACGATTTCCCAATTATGCTTATG gaaTAGGATGGTTTGTTCTGATTCTAGGAGTATTTCCCATAATATGGTGGATCggtcataaaataattacaaatagaaTGTCATCTTTTACTGAA TCTGTCAAAGCGGCATTTCGACCCGCGAGAGGTAAATGGGGACCTAAGAATCCAAAGATACACAGAGAATGGGAAACATTTGTGACGGAAAAGAAGTTCGAGGCTCAAGGTGGTCTGATAAAGGTGTTTTTCAAATAG
- the LOC105837819 gene encoding sodium-dependent nutrient amino acid transporter 1 isoform X1: protein MAKTEKIENGVYKHSGHTNEAFQLDGFDSHENIPPDYTIATHQDKQQEPPESAVITKGSQWGGRLEFLMACIATSVGLGNVWRFPFTAYENGGGAFLIPYIIVLILVGKPFYLLEGLLGQFTSRSCAKTWYMTPAMKGLGYSQAFGAFCVVSYYCGLMALTLYYLVSSFQSELPWSFCRPEWRDYCIDVSTNKSIFENRNVTVRSSAELYFRKIVLQEYESIEDGIGAPSWQLSIGLFLSWACVFLVLFRGVKSTGKAAYFLAIFPYIVMIALLIRAVTLEGAINGILFFITPKWDALWKPTVWYAAITQCFFSLSVCFGPIINYSSYNNFEHRVDRDVMIVTTLDTFTSLMAGCTIFGILGNLAHEMKTKDIAKVVRGGTGLAFISYPDALSRFTFVPQLFSVLFFIMLFVLGIGSVVALCGATISIFRDHLPKMRQWLLVLCVTCFGFIVSLVYITPSGQWFITLIDYYGGTFVAIIVGVFEVMTIFWVYGLSNFLNDIEFMLGKRLGFYWRACWLIVTPLLMVVILVYTCATYESPTYDGARFPNYAYGIGWFVLILGVFPIIWWIGHKIITNRMSSFTESVKAAFRPARGKWGPKNPKIHREWETFVTEKKFEAQGGLIKVFFK, encoded by the exons ATGGCTAAAACAGAAAAGATAGAAAACGGTGTTTAT aaacacAGTGGACATACTAATGAAGCTTTTCAACTGGACGGTTTCGATTCTCACGAAAATATTCCACCCGATTACACGATAGCGACGCATCAAGATAAGCAGCAGGAGCCACCTGAAAGTGCA GTGATCACTAAGGGGTCGCAGTGGGGAGGTAGATTAGAGTTTCTGATGGCCTGTATAGCTACTTCCGTCGGATTAGGGAACGTATGGAGATTTCCGTTCACCGCGTACGAGAACGGTGGTGGCGCCTTTCTGATACCTTACATCATAGTCCTGATTCTTGTCGGGAAACCGTTTTATCTTTTGGAAGGACTCTTGGGACAGTTTACCAGCAGATCCTGCGCAAAAACATGGTACATGACGCCAGCCATGAAGG GATTGGGATACTCTCAGGCTTTCGGCGCGTTTTGCGTCGTTTCATACTACTGCGGCTTGATGGCATTGACGTTATATTATTTGGTATCGAGTTTTCAGTCTGAATTACCATGGTCATTCTGTCGTCCGGAATGGCGGGACTATTGCATCGACGTCTCGACGAATAAAAGTATCTTCGAGAATCGTAACGTCACCGTTCGAAGTTCCGCGGAGCTTTATTTCAG gaAAATAGTATTACAGGAATACGAGTCCATTGAGGATGGTATCGGCGCGCCGTCCTGGCAATTGTCGATAGGTCTATTTCTTAGTTGGGCTTGTGTCTTTTTGGTGCTTTTTCGCGGCGTGAAAAGCACAGGCAAAGCCGCCTATTTTCTTGCGATATTTCCTTATATCGTGATGATAGCTCTGCTGATCAGAGCCGTCACTCTCGAAGGTGCCATCAACGGCATCCTCTTCTTCATAACGCCAAAATGGGACGCCCTGTGGAAACCCACCGTCTGGTACGCTGCTATTACACAATGTTTCTTCTCATTGTCAGTCTGCTTCGGCCCAATCATCAATTATTCatcttacaataattttgaacaCAGAGTGGACag GGATGTAATGATAGTGACTACGTTGGATACGTTCACCAGCCTGATGGCCGGTTGCACAATCTTTGGTATTCTCGGTAATCTAGCCCATGAGATGAAAACGAAGGATATCGCCAAGGTAGTCCGTGGCGGCACCGGTTTGGCCTTCATCTCCTATCCGGACGCGCTATCGCGTTTCACTTTCGTGCCGCAACTATTCTCCGTTCTGTTCTTCATCATGCTATTCGTTCTTGGTATTGGAAGTGTCGTCGCGTTGTGCGGCGCAACTATTAGCATCTTTCGCGATCATCTGCCCAAGATGAGACAGTGGTTGTTGGTGCTCTGCGTCACCTGCTTTGGTTTCATTGTTAGCCTCGTCTATATCACTCCG agtGGTCAATGGTTTATAACGTTGATCGATTATTACGGCGGTACTTTCGTGGCAATAATCGTCGGCGTTTTCGAGGTGATGACCATTTTTTGGGTGTACGGTCTTTCAAATTTTCTCAACGATATTGAATTTATGTTGGGCAAAAGACTAGGTTTTTATTGGCGGGCTTGTTGGCTCATAGTCACACCGTTACTCATGGTCGTCATACTAGTTTACACATGCGCCACTTATGAATCACCCACATACGACGGTGCACGATTTCCCAATTATGCTTATG gaaTAGGATGGTTTGTTCTGATTCTAGGAGTATTTCCCATAATATGGTGGATCggtcataaaataattacaaatagaaTGTCATCTTTTACTGAA TCTGTCAAAGCGGCATTTCGACCCGCGAGAGGTAAATGGGGACCTAAGAATCCAAAGATACACAGAGAATGGGAAACATTTGTGACGGAAAAGAAGTTCGAGGCTCAAGGTGGTCTGATAAAGGTGTTTTTCAAATAG
- the LOC105837820 gene encoding intraflagellar transport protein 46 homolog — translation MDIKDSSDEEEDERMRDNTTFGKFDETIVVRNAEEIKSPVSRGPASSRKTRRSMTSDSTNTFASSSPRGGKDGFKRYSHGDVGFEKSLGIGSDPSDSEESDDDDIQGTNVVKSIDLYDPNEFENLEVSTEVRELFQNILRYTPQKIELNYKLIPFIPDYIPAVGDIDAFIKVPRPDGVEDKVGLTVLDEPCTNQSDPAVLHLQLRNHSRSAGAAARQAVVKRIEDAERNGKSIDKWIDDMNQLHRSKHLPGVHINCTMPDIDGLMQQWPPQVEDKLNELQVDLAELDCDLPQLVDVVCNLLDIPTQENTRLEALYTLFTLYLEIRNVESQNFS, via the exons ATGGATATTAAGGACAGCAGcgacgaggaggaggacgaGAGAATGCGCGACAATACGACGTTCGGTAAATTCGATGAGACAATTGTGGTACGTAATGCTGAAGAAATCAAGAGCCCGGTAAGCCGCGGACCCGCAAGCTCTAGGAAAACGAGGAGAAGCATGACGAGCGACAGCACGAACACGTTCGCGTCCAGCTCGCCGCGCGGCGGCAAGGACGGATTCAAGAG ATACTCGCACGGTGACGTCGGCTTCGAGAAATCGTTGGGAATTGGCAGCGATCCTTCGGACAGCGAGGAgagtgacgacgacgacataCAGGGTACCAATGTCGTGAAGTCGATCGACTTGTATGACCCTAACGAATTTGAGAATCTGGAGGTCTCGACTGAAGTCAGGGAATTGTTCCAAAATATACTGAG GTACACACCACAAAAGATCGAGCTCAATTACAAACTGATACCGTTTATTCCTGACTACATACCAGCGGTTGGCGACATAGACGCCTTTATAAAGGTGCCGAGACCTGACGGGGTCGAAGATAAGGTTGGCCTGACCGTGCTAGACGAGCCCTGCACCAATCAATCGGATCCAGCGGTGCTACATTTGCAGTTACGCAATCACTCCAGGAGCGCGGGCGCTGCCGCGAGACAGGCGGTCGTCAAAAGGATAGAGGACGCCGAGAGGAACGGCAAGTCGATTGACAAGTGGATCGACGACATGAATCAGCTGCACAGGAGTAAACATTTGCCGGGTGTGCACATAAACTGCACGATGCCGGACATCGATGGGCTGATGCAGCAGTGGCCGCCGCAGGTGGAGGACAAACTCAATGAATTGCAGGTAGATTTAGCAGAGCTCGACTGCGACTTGCCGCAGCTGGTCGATGTGGTCTGCAACCTTCTGGACATTCCCACGCAAGAGAATACCCGACTGGAAGCTCTCTACACGCTGTTCACGTTGTACCTGGAAATTAGAAACGTTGAAAGCCAGAACTTCAGTTAG